One Nicotiana sylvestris chromosome 12, ASM39365v2, whole genome shotgun sequence genomic window carries:
- the LOC138883965 gene encoding uncharacterized protein — MVTNDKNEFLPTRTVTDWRVCMDYHKLNNVIKKDHFSLPFLYQMLDRLASHTFYCFLGEYSGYNQILIDLEDQDKTTFTCPYGTFAFKWMPFGLGNVLTNFQRCMMDIFMDMVENKFGAQLGEMSFHGRGRHCFSHKISKNGIELYKAKIEVISKLPPPTLFKLKTTPIITAPNWSVPFELICDASDVVVGAVLRQRINKIFHLVYYASKTMSSAQVNYTTTEKDLLAIAFAIEKFHPYLKGAKVIRRYIPEEEQGEILEASHSLPYGNHHGGARTTVKVRSCGFYWPTLYKYVGDLAKRCDECQRAGGISKKNKIPLTTILEIDIFDVWVIDFMGPFVSSCENTYILVTVEYVPKLVEAIALPNNEATSVVAFLKKNIFTRFGTPRAIISDGGSHFLQQGFRHLTYQSKKLNDALWAYSMAYKTPIKISPYRLVFEKACHLPVKLEHKAMWALKRLNLDWDVAANLRVAHLNELDEF; from the exons ATGGTCACCAATGACAAGAACGAGTTCCttcctacaagaacggtgaccgattggagagtgtgtatggactatcacAAGCTCAATAACGTCATAAAGAAGGATCATTTTTCACTTCCCTTCTTatatcaaatgcttgatagattggccAGCCATACTTTCTATTGCTTTCTCGGTGAGTATTCGGGCTACAACCAAATTCTTATTGATCTGGAGGATCAAGATAAAACAacctttacatgtccctatggtactttCGCCTTCAAatggatgccatttggtttgggcAATGTACTGACGaattttcaaaggtgtatgatggatATCTTCATGGACATGGTGGA aaacaaatttggtgctcaattgggagaaatgtcatttcatggtcgaggaaggcattgcTTTAGCCacaagatctcaaagaatggAATTGAACTTTacaaggcaaagattgaggtaatttctaaacttccacctccaactttG ttCAAGTTGAAAACTACTCCCATTATcaccgctccaaattggagtgtCCCCTTTGAACTCATATGTGATGCAAGTGACGTAGTGGTGGGGGCTGTTTTGAGACAACGCATCAACAAGATTTTTCATctggtctactatgctagtaagaccatgagtagtgcccaagtcaactacactACTACGGAGAAAGATCTCCTTGCCATTGCGTTTGCAATTGAGAAGTTCCATCCATACTTGAAGGGTGCAAAG GTGATTAGAAGATATATACCAGAAGAAGAGCAAGGTGAAATTCTTGAGGCTTCTCATTCTTTGCCATATGGCAATCATCATGGTGGAGCAAGAACGACAGTCAAAGTGAGAAGTTGCGGCTTCTATTGGCCCACTCTCTATAAGTATGTTGGTGATCTAgcgaaaagatgtgatgaatgtcaacgggctggtggaatctcaaagaaaaataaaatacctCTCACtaccattttggagattgatatttttgatgtatgggttattgactttatgggtccttttgtgagttcttgtgaaaacacctacatcttggtcaCGGTTGAATATGTGCCAAAACTGGTTGAGGCCATTGctctacccaacaatgaggcgacaagtgtggtggcgttcttgaaaaagaatattttcacaaggtttggtactccacgGGCTattataagtgatggggggtcacattttttgcaacaaggctttcgacacctTACTTATCAA TCCAAGAAGCTTAATGATGCATTATGGGCTTATAGTATGGCTTACAAAACACCTATCAAAATAtctccataccggttggtgttcgaaaaagcttgtcatcttccggtaaaacttgagcacaaagccatgtgggctctAAAGAGGTTGAATCTTGATTGGGATGTAGCCGCTAACTTGAGGGTTGCACATTTGAATGAATTGGATGAGTTCTGA